One Arvicanthis niloticus isolate mArvNil1 chromosome 3, mArvNil1.pat.X, whole genome shotgun sequence DNA segment encodes these proteins:
- the Sumo1 gene encoding small ubiquitin-related modifier 1 isoform X2, producing the protein MSDQDSSEIHFKVKMTTHLKKLKESYCQRQGVPMNSLRFLFEGQRIADNHTPKELGMEEEDVIEVYQEQTGGHLTV; encoded by the exons GATAGCAGTGAGATACATTTCAAAGTGAAAATGACAACACATCTCAAGAAACTCAAAGAATCATACTGTCAAAGACAG ggAGTTCCAATGAATTCACTCAGGTTTCTCTTTGAAGGTCAGAGAATTGCTGATAATCATACTCCGAAAGAA ctgggaatggaggaagaagatgTGATTGAAGTTTATCAGGAACAAACGGGGGGTCACTTGACGGTTTag